A genomic segment from Diospyros lotus cultivar Yz01 chromosome 5, ASM1463336v1, whole genome shotgun sequence encodes:
- the LOC127801004 gene encoding DExH-box ATP-dependent RNA helicase DExH7, chloroplastic-like yields MMIYGAIFGCLSPILSISAFLSYKSPFVYPKDERQNFERAKLSLLADKLDAPTESDTANRQSDHLLMMVAYRKWEKVLRENGVTAAQRFCRSYFLSNSVMYMIRDMRKQFGTLLADIGLINLPKTYQIEGKKNEKLDTWLSDMSQLFNIHSHHSSIVKAIICAGLYPNVAATEEGVVRTALGMLNQSAGPKTKGYPALYDGKREVYIHPSSLNSNLRTFQYPFVVFLEKVETNKIFLRDTTIVSPYSILLFGGSMSIQHQAGSVIIDGWIKLTAPAQIAVLFKELRLTLHSVLKELIRKPKMASVAHDEVVKSIAHLLLEEEKSRT; encoded by the exons ATGATGATTTATGGTGCAATTTTTGGTTGCTTGTCACCCATCCTTTCTATTTCAGCATTTTTGAGCTACAAATCACCATTTGTATATCCAAAAGATGAG AGGCAAAATTTTGAAAGGGCCAAATTGTCTCTGTTGGCCGATAAGCTAGATGCTCCAACTGAATCAGATACAGCTAACAGGCAATCTGACCACCTACTGATGATGGTTGCATATAGGAAATGGGAGAAGGTTCTACGTGAG AATGGAGTTACTGCTGCTCAACGTTTCTGCCGTTCATATTTTTTAAGCAATTCAGTTATGTACATGATAAG GGACATGCGTAAACAGTTTGGAACATTGCTGGCAGACATTGGGCTGATCAATCTTCCAAAGACTTATCAG ATTGAAggcaaaaaaaatgagaagctCGATACTTGGCTTTCAGATATGTCTCAATTATTCAATATACATTCACATCATTCTTCAATTGTGAAG GCAATTATTTGTGCAGGCTTATATCCCAATGTTGCTGCTACTGAAGAAGGGGTTGTTAGAACAGCTCTTGGCATGCTTAATCAGTCTGCGGGTCCTAAAACAAAAGGATACCCTGCCTTATATGATGGGAAAAGAGAGGTTTACATACATCCTTCTTCTCTCAACAGCAACTTAAGAACTTTTCAGTACCCATTTGTTGTATTTCTTGAAAAG GTTGAAACTAATAAGATATTTCTGCGAGATACTACCATCGTCTCCCCTTACTCTATTCTGTTATTTGGTGGCTCCATGAGTATTCAACACCAA GCTGGATCTGTCATCATAGATGGTTGGATAAAATTGACAGCACCTGCCCAAATTGCAGTTCTCTTCAAGGAACTCCGGTTAACTCTTCATTCTGTTCTTAAGGAGTTGATTAGAAAACCAAAG ATGGCCTCTGTTGCCCATGATGAAGTTGTGAAGTCTATTGCACATTTACTTCTAGAAGAAGAGAAGTCCCGGACGTAA
- the LOC127801618 gene encoding uncharacterized protein At4g06598-like, whose protein sequence is MKGSNIKNTVYNGRQSLLPPKSPFPSISPSYVDCVTSPAVGLKGVGKPKDANSHHQRTYSESLLMEEQPSWLDELLNEPEMPVCRGGHRRSSSDSFASVDVASASAINYIPQSDYRSKNMISVPPWGLQDFKPYKDLHHTLLYTEPSSVVKPKKWARDPSLNPIAHSSCLSYGRDNVIIQSPESSCAPEEVDDIPSTADEKQDPVESGPQAKPVSESKASSQTKSSASETDTKLAKQQYAQRSRVRKLQYIAELEKNVQALEAEGSEVSAELEFLNQQNFILRMENKALKQRLENLAQERLIKYMEHQVLEREVGRLRALCQQQQQPQQLSSSQGRVAIRDLDKQQHRHSNSREYRDLGSYLPTFL, encoded by the exons ATGAAGggatcaaatataaaaaatacagtTTACAATGGAAGGCAGTCATTACTTCCTCCTAAAAGTCCTTTCCCAAGTATTTCTCCATCATATGTTGATTGTGTAACTAGTCCTGCTGTTGGACTGAAAGGTGTTGGAAAGCCCAAAGATGCAAATTCACACCACCAACGGACATACTCTGAGAGCCTTCTAATGGAGGAGCAGCCTTCCTGGCTGGATGAACTCCTTAATGAGCCAGAAATGCCTGTGTGCAGAGGAGGTCACCGGCGGTCATCAAGTGACTCCTTTGCATCTGTAGATGTAGCTAGTGCTTCTGCTATAAATTATATACCTCAGAGTGATTATAGAAGTAAAAATATGATTTCAGTGCCTCCATGGGGATTGCAAGACTTCAAGCCTTACAAAGATTTGCATCATACTTTGTTATACACAGAGCCAAGCTCTGTGGTAAAACCAAAGAAATGGGCGAGGGATCCATCTCTGAATCCCATCGCACATTCTAGTTGCCTGTCTTATGGCAGAGATAATGTCATTATTCAAAGTCCCGAATCATCATGTGCTCCAGAAGAAGTGGATGACATTCCTTCTACAGCCGACGAAAAACAGGACCCTGTTGAATCTGGTCCTCAAGCAAAACCTGTTTCTGAAAGCAAAGCGTCTTCTCAAACAAAATCTTCGGCGTCAGAAACTGATACAAAACTTGCCAAGCA GCAGTATGCACAACGTTCACGTGTCCGGAAACTTCAATACATAGCTGAGCTGGAAAAGAATGTGCAAGCCTTGGAG GCTGAAGGATCTGAAGTTTCTGCCGAGCTTGAATTTCTCAACCAGCAGAATTTTATTCTGAGGATGGAGAACAAAGCCCTGAAGCAACGGTTAGAAAATTTAGCCCAGGAGCGGCTAATTAAGTACA TGGAGCATCAAGTATTGGAGAGAGAAGTTGGAAGGCTGCGAGCCTTGtgccagcagcagcagcaaccaCAGCAACTATCTTCCAGCCAAGGGCGTGTCGCCATTAGAGACCTTGACAAGCAGCAGCACAGGCATAGCAACAGCAGAGAGTATAGAGACCTTGGCTCATATTTGCCAACCTTTCTTTGA